The Phaseolus vulgaris cultivar G19833 chromosome 10, P. vulgaris v2.0, whole genome shotgun sequence DNA window ACTGAGAATATATCACCGATCACTATCTTCTGAAGGCTCGTGAGACCCTCCTCTTTTTTGGTTACTTTTGCCAATGCTGGCTGCAGAAAGAGCTCGAAGCATGGGAGGAAGATGCAAATGGTGATTAGGGACACCGCGCTGTAGGATGCAGGTGGAAGTTTGAAGTGTGCTCCAATGTGACGGTCCATTTTCAAGGCCTGCGATACTGGAAAGGTGCCTTGTTGCACTATGGGAATAAAGCAAAGAATACCAGAAGCCCagattggaagcatttttatcAAACACTTCACTTCTTCCACTTGCTGAATGCTGCAAAGCCTCCATGGATTTTTCACACTACCTCCTTCGTTAAGTTCATCGTCTCGTATTAGGGCTGCTTTGTTTAAACACCTGAGCATAAATCAAACAGCTTCTTCTTTACAGATAGTTTATGTGTACAGTTTACATTCAACTAAtaacagattttttttatttttttttataaaaattttcagATTAAACATTACTATTCAACTTTACATTTCACTTATAGAATTAACAATAGTCTgcaatcacataaaaaaatgtattattagaaaaatacaaaaaatatggaaaattaaaccaaaactcatgttaacaaaaatgatatataagtaaattattcctaaattttttttaaaacagagTAAATagaaacctattataccaatgaaatgattgtatatgaataaatattaaattagacAACTTATCAGAAAGTGTTAACCGTGTACTCATCCttaatttttgtgttttgtttctCTATTATAAAAGGAAGGATTTGATTCCAATGAATGAGCAGTTGAGTTTAAAAGATAAAGTAAGAAATTTGATGAGAAAATCAATGTTTAAGATGAGATGCAATAAATTGTAAAAATTCAAGGATACCAGAAAAACATTGTTCTTACCTAAGTTGATTGGTCAAGGGCATCTTGAGTGGTGTTTTTTCATCCGCTGGGGGATCATAGTAAAGACCATCCTCTTCTTTTAGTGGAATTTTGAGGTGATGCTTCTTATAAGCTGCAACAAACACCTGTGCAATACCAGAAAACAAGCTTCCTTCTGCTGGAATGTAGACATAAACACTAGCTCCaacaaaaaatatgataattgaAAATGACATGAGAAGACTCAGTAGTCCATAACCCAAGATCCAGCTTTTGTTGAGGAGGTAAACTATTGCTGTGAGACCGATCAACTGCACCACTGTCAGTGAAGTGTAGTACCAATTGAAGAAGCTGTTCACTCCTTTCCTTCCTTCAGAGCAAGTTGTGTCAAACTGATCCATGGCAAAGGGAATAGTGCATGGTCCAATCCCCCCTGTGCCCAGAGCCAGCCACCCAAGGCCTAAAAACAAGAACCCAAGTTGGGAACTTGTTGGAGGAACACAGTGCTCATGAGTTGAACTGCAACTTGGAGGATGAAGTTTTGGCACCCAAGCTGTTAGTGTTAGCATCACCATTCCCTACCAATCACCACCAAAGCCAACACAGAGAATCAtacaaggtaaaaaaaaaaatactaacaaACATAAAAACGTGTGTTCTTTACTCCAATAGTTAagctttttttaaaatttctacaTAGAGTGAGTGTGTTTGAATCTGTATTATGTATAAAGATTGAGTGACTATTGAAATGGTTTTGGTTATTATGTATATTGCTGATAAGAAAAACACGTTATTGTTGTTTATCTAAACACTTTTAACGTGTTTTATGTCAATTACCTTAGGATAAGAACTAGTCTATATTTGAAATTTGTTGGATTTCATTCTTGATTAAAGTCAAAAGGAAGTTTATAATTAGAGACAAAATTTATTTACTACATTTAGAAAATAAGGCGACTGAAAgcattttttagaaaatataaggattaaatttaattttgaatgaatCTTGAATGATTTCAAATTCACTTTATCCGAACAACTATGGTGAAATCCCCTGTGATCTGCATCACTTTGTTCTACTTTGATTTCGCTACAGTGTTAATGTCAATAGAAAATTTCTGATTTATGTTTGTACCAACAAGTTTATACCTAATATGCATCCAATGAAgagattaaaattaaattgacaTAAGGTTAAGGTTATTATGTGTTACCAGAAGTGTTCCAAATGATGAAATAGCAATGGTTTTGAATTTTCCAAGATAGGCATCAGCAACACAGCCCCCAATAATTGGTATTAAATTGCTAGCTCCTGCCCATGCACCAAGAACATTTGCAGCAGCAACCTGACCCAAGTTGAAGAATTGCATCAAATACAccatgaaatttgccatcattcCTACTGTTGCAATTTTCTCAACTATTTGAGTCCCTGCAAATCACACCATAAAAAAGCTTGTTAGCCCAATTTCATCATAGCAAAATGGCAAATTTCAATGGCATGCATGCACATTTTTTGACCTAAGATGTAAGAAATGGCCCTCCACCCTGGTTTGGTTTCCATTGCTCTTGAATTTGAGGAATCTGAACGTCTTCTGTGAGTGAGTTTGTTCTTGATTTCTCCACTTCCTCAAGCAACTGGACCACAATCTTATTCTCTCTATCTTCATTAATTTCTACTTAAATATGCTTTGTCTGTGTatcaataaatgtttttttaattatggacaACCCATCAAAATtctttatgaaaatatatttaatgtttttatggACAATCAATCAaaatttagttttgaatttattGTTGAAGTGATTACTAAATAAGTAAAATCTTCTTAAAATGTAAGTGATTCAATGGCAGAAGgtatacttttattattattattattattattagtagtaGTGTATTTTGATTCAATTTAAAGAATTTTCAACTTTGGTTATAATATTTCtccaaatataataatgatgTCCCTAAGATTAGGGTTTCCCAAAAGTGTTCAGGCAGAACTTCAGCAAAGAAAAGACTCCAAACACTGAAAAGAGCATTATAGGGAAAGACGCACGTTAAAGTCCACACTCACATAATTAAAGGGGATGGGTTAATTcactttaaaaacaattttaaaatagttgttttttttatttaattttattaattttccactatttattttccattttttgtATGGACATTGTTATGATGAATTTCCAAACACACTCTTGATGTTTCTCTGGTTTTGGTGATCTATCTAGTGCTCCTTAAAGTTATTAATATCCGTTGGATCTAAAGGACAACACTGGAAATAtagtcttttaattttaaaaaagaaaaaaagaagggaAAATGTATTTTCACATAATAATCCTAAATGATTTGAGTTGATACACTAATgataaatttgatttatttgatttatgTTTATCTCCTATATGGAACATTTATTATTAGAACTACAAATTAAATaacaacacaaaaaaataattaatcattatattaatttaaaaactaaaaaaaaaatatatctaaagttatttttattattaataaaaaaattataaaatgatttttaaattggtatctaaattaactataaagattttaactactaatattttatattttaaattaatctttaaatgattaatagagactaatttataatataaagtagttggtagttaaaaccttagtaatGGTTAAaagtagaaactaattttagataataaatttttttaatttataacatggtctttaatttagttaatatagtaactaaatatTTTGATCTCCAACATTATAggctaaaataattattttcatactTATGTCAAGTAAATTAGATCATGAATGAAGTGTAATGTGACTTCTTACCTAATAATAGATATACTTGAtccaatatttttaattagaagTTTAAAACAAATTGCATCTATAATTCAAGATGATATATATAGTAAAAGATTGTAAAAAAACCTTAATaatacaataatttaaattaataagtaaaaaataatttatgattaaataaatattaaattttagattaatttattactaaaaactcattaaatagaaatcaattttagaaatataaaataattagttcttatattgactaaattagatattatatagagattaaaaaaattattgatatctaaattagtttctattattgataaatagtttctaaattggtatttaattagttacgcaaggttttagctatcaattatttaaattttaaaacttgatagttaaaaccttggtagctaattagatactaatttagaaactatttatcaatatacATAtcaatttagataccaattattttttgtctaaattgatttttatttaattattttctccTAGTGATTAGTTTAGATAAAAtgaattattcaaaaaaaacatgtaaatttttctaaaaaataaatagaaatatttatatttttaataagaatttattacattttcaaaaaaaatgaaattataattacataataatagtttttaaaagaaataaacaaattatatatatagaaaacttATATAGTTATGTTATTTTAtgcatttaaatttattaagcaCTTTTAAGTTAGTAAAATGGCTTATAATCTTAGAATTTAGAGCATTACACCATTTCATAGATAGTAACATTTTCACAATTACACTTATTTAAAAtgtcataatatataaattttaattactattgtaacattttatttacataaatgtcagtataaacaaaataaacaaattttaattattgtagTAACAATTTTTACGTAAATCTCACTATAAACTAAATAAacagtaatatttttaaaataaatgttacaataaataaatttaaactaatgtcatcttttaaatattatctaaatataacgttgttaaaattattttgttttgaaaaattatttttacccTTCCAAAATGAGTCATAGAagtcatcattatgagtatgttTGAGAGATGTTTTCTTAAAAAgttgtgattcaaccttgatggctacgtgaaccaatttttctaaaAGATGTATACTCATAAAGTCCTACAACATTTT harbors:
- the LOC137819533 gene encoding protein NRT1/ PTR FAMILY 2.13-like, yielding METKPGWRAISYILGTQIVEKIATVGMMANFMVYLMQFFNLGQVAAANVLGAWAGASNLIPIIGGCVADAYLGKFKTIAISSFGTLLGMVMLTLTAWVPKLHPPSCSSTHEHCVPPTSSQLGFLFLGLGWLALGTGGIGPCTIPFAMDQFDTTCSEGRKGVNSFFNWYYTSLTVVQLIGLTAIVYLLNKSWILGYGLLSLLMSFSIIIFFVGASVYVYIPAEGSLFSGIAQVFVAAYKKHHLKIPLKEEDGLYYDPPADEKTPLKMPLTNQLRCLNKAALIRDDELNEGGSVKNPWRLCSIQQVEEVKCLIKMLPIWASGILCFIPIVQQGTFPVSQALKMDRHIGAHFKLPPASYSAVSLITICIFLPCFELFLQPALAKVTKKEEGLTSLQKIVIGDIFSVLTMVSAGLVEGRRKGVANSHGAGDGVAPMNAMWLVPQFVLLGLCEMFTLVGHIQFYSTQSPEKMKSIGNSLQYLVLAFSIYVGTLVVNVVHQVTRKHGGIDWLNDDINAGRLDYYYFLIAGFAAMNLLYIFFCVKRYHYKVVIVTPEVEDKPSLNPSAVL